The Ananas comosus cultivar F153 linkage group 2, ASM154086v1, whole genome shotgun sequence genome contains a region encoding:
- the LOC109725559 gene encoding probable folate-biopterin transporter 6 → MESISSSESKKLVDGPASQSAGPSAINADTKKQKLCVWQQQQIAGLVAEPFRWVAMLCRELNATFVVGVVLVYGLSNGFAGSFFRVVSDYYWKDVQKAQPSAVQLFMGLYYVPWVLKPVWGVLTDVVPVRGYRRRPYFIVAGILGVTAATIVSSAGGLPAVAALVCLVGMTAAVAIADVTIDACIARNSIEKPSLAPDMQSLSGFVSSLGALVGYSTSGIFVHKLGAQGALGIMAIPALLLILLGFVIFELKTNQVSEKHKVWDKMGEAIKGMGKTITHPAVWKPSLYMYLSLALSISTHEGQFYWYTDKTAGPAFSQEFIGIIYAIGAMASMIGVLIYHKLLKNLPFRSLLFYAQLLYAVSGMLDLIFVLRWNRKLGIPDYLFVIFEECTSRIISRIRWMPMIVLSTKLCPLGIEGTFFALLMCIDSLGALSSKTGGGIVLHALHVTRTDFRNLWLVVFIRNLLRLSTLCLIFLVPKVDQTDVLLPPDILESSRSFQKEEEESLELAKFSEREEV, encoded by the exons ATGGAGAGCATCTCCTCCTCAGAGTCCAAGAAACTGGTCGACGGGCCTGCGTCGCAATCTGCAGGCCCGTCGGCCATCAACGCTGACACTAAGAAGCAAAAGTTATGCGtttggcagcagcagcagatagCAGGGCTGGTGGCGGAGCCGTTCCGATGGGTGGCGATGCTGTGCCGGGAGCTGAACGCGACGTTCGTGGTCGGCGTCGTGCTCGTCTACGGGCTGAGCAACGGGTTCGCGGGGTCGTTCTTTCGCGTCGTGTCGGACTACTACTGGAAGGACGTGCAGAAGGCGCAGCCGTCGGCGGTGCAGTTGTTCATGGGCCTGTACTACGTTCCCTGGGTCTTGAAGCCCGTCTGGGGCGTCCTCACCGACGTCGTTCCCGTCCGCGGCTATCGCCGCCGCCCCTATTTCATCGTCGCAG GCATTTTAGGTGTGACAGCCGCGACGATAGTCTCGTCGGCTGGCGGCCTCCCGGCGGTCGCGGCACTGGTGTGCCTCGTGGGCATGACGGCGGCGGTCGCGATCGCCGACGTGACAATCGACGCGTGCATCGCGAGGAACAGCATCGAGAAGCCGTCGCTCGCGCCGGACATGCAGAGCCTCTCCGGCTTCGTCTCGTCCCTCGGCGCCCTCGTCGGTTACTCCACCAGCGGCATTTTCGTCCACAAACTCGGGGCCCAG GGAGCATTGGGGATTATGGCAATACCTGCATTGCTATTAATTTTGCtgggttttgtgatttttgagCTGAAAACAAATCAAGTGTCTGAGAAACATAAG GTGTGGGACAAGATGGGGGAAGCAATAAAGGGGATGGGAAAGACAATAACTCATCCTGCAGTGTGGAAACCATCCTTATACATGTATCTCTCTTTGGCCCTCAGCATTAGCACGCATGAGGGGCAGTTCTATTGGTACACTGATAAAACTGCAGGTCCAGCATTTTCTCAA GAATTCATCGGAATAATCTACGCGATCGGTGCGATGGCGTCGATGATCGGAGTCCTCATCTACCACAAGCTTCTCAAGAACTTGCCCTTCAGAAGCCTACTCTTCTATGCTCAGCTCCTCTACGCCGTCTCGGGCATGCTCGACCTCATTTTCGTCCTCCGCTGGAACCGAAAGCTCGGTATCCCCGACTACCTCTTCGTGATCTTCGAGGAGTGCACCTCTCGAATCATATCTCGAATCCGGTGGATGCCGATGATCGTTCTGAGCACGAAACTGTGCCCTCTGGGGATCGAGGGCACGTTCTTCGCGCTGCTGATGTGCATCGATAGCCTTGGCGCTCTGTCGTCGAAGACGGGGGGCGGAATTGTTCTGCATGCATTGCATGTGACGCGAACCGATTTTCGGAACTTATGGCTGGTGGTGTTCATAAGGAACTTGCTGAGGCTTTCTACTCTGTGCCTGATCTTCCTTGTGCCTAAGGTTGATCAAACTGATGTTTTGCTTCCACCTGATATTCTAGAATCTTCTAGAAGCTTCcagaaggaggaagaggagagttTGGAGCTTGCAAAGTTTAGTGAGAGGGAGGAAGtgtaa
- the LOC109726798 gene encoding probable folate-biopterin transporter 6 has protein sequence MEMENTCSSETKSLVDGSASESAEPSTIEVSVEKQKLCIWQKIAGLAAEPLGWVGMLCRELSPSFVLGVALVYGVSKGFGDAVFHVASDYYWKDARKMQPAAVQVFLGLYYIPWILKPVWGILTDAVPVRGYRRRPYFIIAGIVGVTSTVVVLSATGLPVVLALLCLVGMMASVAIGLVTIDACIARNSIEKPSLAPDMQSLSMFTSSVGALAGFCASGVFVHKLGPQGALGLMAMPALLLVLVGFVIYEQKTSQLPEKQKIWAKVSAAVKGTGKTIAYPAVWKPTLYMYLSLALSINTHEGQFYWYTDQTVGPAFSQEFIGIIYAIGAVASMVGVLIYHKILKNFSFRSLLFYAQLLYAVSGFLDLIFVLRWNRKLGIPDYFFVILEESCSHIITRIRWMPMNVLSTKLCPPGIEGTFFALLTCIDSLGFLSSKMGGGVALRAFRVTRTDFRNLWLVVLMRNLLRLSALCLIFLVPRADQTDVLLPPDILESSGSSQDEEESLELAKFSERG, from the exons ATGGAGATGGAGAACACCTGCTCCTCAGAAACCAAGAGCCTCGTCGACGGCTCTGCGTCTGAATCTGCAGAGCCGTCGACGATTGAGGTGAGTGTTGAGAAGCAGAAGTTATGCATTTGGCAGAAGATAGCAGGCCTGGCGGCGGAGCCGCTTGGGTGGGTCGGGATGCTGTGCCGGGAGCTGAGCCCGAGCTTCGTGCTGGGGGTGGCGCTCGTGTACGGCGTGAGCAAGGGGTTCGGCGACGCCGTCTTCCACGTCGCGTCCGACTACTACTGGAAGGACGCGCGCAAGATGCAGCCGGCCGCCGTGCAGGTCTTCCTGGGGCTGTACTACATCCCCTGGATCCTGAAGCCAGTCTGGGGCATCCTCACCGACGCCGTCCCTGTCCGCGGCTACCGCCGCCGGCCGTATTTTATCATAGCAG GCATTGTCGGAGTCACCTCTACCGTGGTGGTCTTGTCGGCGACCGGCCTTCCGGTGGTGCTCGCGCTCCTCTGCCTCGTCGGCATGATGGCGAGCGTCGCCATCGGGCTCGTGACTATTGACGCGTGCATCGCGAGGAACAGCATTGAGAAGCCGTCCCTCGCGCCGGACATGCAGAGCCTCTCCATGTTCACCTCCTCCGTCGGCGCGCTCGCCGGATTCTGCGCTAGCGGCGTCTTCGTCCACAAGCTCGGCCCTCAA GGAGCATTGGGGCTTATGGCAATGCCTGCATTGCTATTGGTTTTGGTTGGATTTGTCATATATGAGCAGAAAACAAGTCAACTCCCTGAGAAACAAAAG ATATGGGCGAAGGTGAGCGCGGCGGTGAAGGGTACAGGAAAGACGATAGCGTATCCAGCAGTGTGGAAACCGACCTTATACATGTATCTCTCTTTAGCCCTCAGCATCAACACACACGAGGGACAGTTCTATTGGTACACTGATCAAACCGTTGGCCCTGCATTTTCTCAA GAATTCATTGGAATAATCTACGCGATCGGCGCGGTGGCGTCGATGGTAGGGGTCCTCATCTACCACAAGATCCTCAAGAATTTCTCGTTTCGGAGTCTCCTCTTCTATGCTCAGCTCCTCTACGCCGTCTCCGGTTTCCTCGACCTCATTTTCGTACTCCGCTGGAACCGAAAGTTAGGAATCCCCGACTATTTCTTCGTGATACTCGAAGAGTCCTGCTCTCATATCATAACTCGCATTCGGTGGATGCCGATGAACGTCTTGAGCACGAAGCTGTGCCCTCCGGGTATCGAGGGCACGTTCTTCGCGCTCTTGACGTGTATCGATAGTCTCGGCTTTTTATCGTCGAAGATGGGGGGAGGAGTTGCTCTCCGCGCCTTTCGCGTTACGCGAACCGATTTTCGGAATTTGTGGCTAGTGGTGTTGATGAGGAACTTGTTGAGGCTCTCAGCTTTGTGCTTGATCTTTCTTGTGCCCAGGGCTGATCAAACTGATGTTCTGCTTCCACCTGATATTCTAGAATCTTCTGGAAGCAGCCAGGATGAGGAGGAGAGTTTGGAGCTTGCAAAGTTTAGTGAGAGGGGGtaa